The Ailuropoda melanoleuca isolate Jingjing chromosome 4, ASM200744v2, whole genome shotgun sequence region CGTAGGCGACCTCACCGAGGTCAAGGGGCAGACCAGGTGAGGCGGGGCTGGGGCCCGGGTTGGGCCGGGGCCGAGGGTGGGTGGCCTGGGTGACGAGAGCCCTCACCCCCTCATCCTCAGCGGCAGTGTCTGGAGCTCATACCGCAAGAGCTGCGTGGACATGGTCATGAAGTGGCTGGTGCCCGAGAGCAGCGGCCGCTACGTCAACAGGATGACCAACGAGGCGCTGCACAAAGGTGGGCCCCGTGACTCGATGAGGGTCGGGACCGAGGTCCTTATCTGGTGTGGCGCCAGGCCTAGAGTGGGTGCGGATTCCTCCGTCTGCCTGAATGGAGTCTTCTGGCCATGCTGGCGGACACTGCGGAACCGGAGCGAGGGGAGGGCAGGCTCGGAGACGACCTGGCGGGTGTGGCACCTGGAGACCCCCAGCCAGTCCGTTCTTCAGCAGCCCTCTACTGGGTGGCTGCGGGGGGAGGCCTGCGGGATAACTCAGCGAGGTCACTGCCTTCTGGAACCTCGTGGCCCAAATCCAgtcaggggaagaggcaggccccTCCCTTCAGTCTGGGCCTGCAGAGACTCCACGGCTCCCTTCTGACCCTTCCCCGCAGGGTGCTCACTGAAGGTTCTGGCAGATAGTGAGCGATACACATGGATTGTGCTGTGAGGGCCCGGCCGCTCTGGACACTGACTCCAACTACCTCCGCGGCCTGGGAGCTGCCTGCCTTCCTGGCAGCCTCTCCTCGGCTGGCCGGCCGACCGACGACAGACCGACGACCGGCACTCGTGTTAGGCTGCGGGGAAGGGGGCTGGACGGGGCAGCCCCTGGTGGCCTGAGAGTCTGGACGCTTCTTATTTATGCCTATTTAagttgggaaggggcagagggagggagccccctgccccaccagccTCCAGCGCCCACCTTCACCCCGCGCTGGGCACAGGCCCTTGCTCTTTGTGCATCTGCCCCTTTCCTTGGCTACAGGTGTGGACATTGCCCCCCAGGGAGGCCGAATggacccccttcccctgcccaccccagcctccccccacctgAGGTGGCAGACCTCGTGgccatcccctccccctgcccgtcGTTCCTCTTcatgtaataaatgttttatttctgaaccTCCCTGAATTCCCTTTACTGCCGCTCGGTGCCCAGctggagcccccagccccaaggCCCCGCGAGTCAGCAGCAGCCACATATCACAGCGGAATTTATTGTGTTTTAAGAAAGACTACAAAAAGGTAGAAAACAGCTCGGCACACTAGACTACCACACGTGTGGACACTTTCACGGCCAGGAGGGGGGGCCCcgaaggagtggggaggggaagtgggggggccACCCCAAAAGCTGTAGCACGCGGAGCAcacaaaatagtgatttttatacaataggtcattttttttttttttttttgctttttgccatAAACATCTATCTCACAGGTTGAAGACACTGAGAAAACCGGAACAGATAAGGCCATGATGGttggaaaaaaaccaacaagtTACCAACTCCGCTCAGGCGGCTCACAAATCGCACAATAGTCATGTGGGGGGCGGGTCGCACTGCACGGAGGAGAAGCACAGTCTCCCgggagagaaggagcacagaggTTCCATTACAAACCGGAGGCGGGTGGCCTGGGACGCTGGGGTCTTGGATCTGAGGGAGCTGAACCCCCAGCCTGGGCCGAAACAGGCACGGGCACTTCTGGGCCCCACTGCCGGCAGCAGGCCCCTCTGGGCTCCCAcgcccagcccagcctgctgcTCTTTGGAAGCTGGAGGCGGCCCCCCCTCCCCGGCCGCCCTCCCTCCAACCAGGCCGGACAGTGCCCTCCTTGAGGGCTGCGGGGCAAGGGAGGGCCCAGCTCTGGAGAAGATGCGACACCCACGGCTTTAATTGCACTTATACCAAGGAGTGGGGAGCGGTGgggttgctgggggaggggtcccGGGGCTGCTGCTGACAGTGGGGGGGTCCCCAGGTGATGCCCACCTGTGCCCACCTGGGGCTCAGGGTTGGGCCCGGGACAGACTGTGCAAAGCCAGCGAGCTGAATAAGTTAACAGTTCCACAGGGGAAGGggggcctgcctgcctgccccctgggacggtgggagggtggggctgggggaggaagatGCTGAGGCCTTCGGGGCCAAGGAGCCTAGTTGGCTGTcccacagggcacctgggcaCGGCGGCGGGTTCCTTAAGGCACGTCTTTTGTGTCAGTTTGCAGCTGCGGCTCCGCCTGGCCCTGTGATTGTGCCGGCCCCATTGGGGGCAGGNNNNNNNNNNNNNNNNNNNNNNNNNNNNNNNNNNNNNNNNNNNNNNNNNNNNNNNNNNNNNNNNNNNNNNNNNNNNNNNNNNNNNNNNNNNNNNNNNNNNNNNNNNNNNNNNNNNNNNNNNNNNNNNNNNNNNNNNNNNNNNNNNNNNNNNNNNNNNNNNNNNNNNNNNNNNNNNNNNNNNNNNNNNNNNNNNNNNNNNNNNNNNNNNNNNNNNNNNNNNNNNNNNNNNNNNNNNNNNNNNNNNNNNNNNNNNNNNNNNNNNNNNNNNNNNNNNNNNNNNNNNNNNNNNNNNNNNNNNNNNNNNNNNNNNNNNNNNNNNNNNNNNNNNNNNNNNNNNNNNNNNNNNNNNNNNNNNNNNNNNNNNNNNNNNNNNNNNNNNNNNNNNNNNNNNNNNNNNNNNNNNNNNNNNNNNNNNNNNNNNNNNNNNNNNNNNNNNNNNNNNNNNNNNNNNNNNNNNNNNNNNNNNNNNNNNNNNNNNNNNNNNNNNNNNNNNNNNNNNNNNNNNNNNNNNNNNNNNNNNNNNNNNNNNNNNNNNNNNNNNNNNNNNNNNNNNNNNNNNNNNNNNNNNNNNNNNNNNNNNNNNNNNNNNNNNNNNNNNNNNNNNNNNNNNNNNNNNNNNNNNNNNNNNNNNNNNNNNNNNNNNNNNNNNNNNNNNNNNNNNNNNNNNNNNNNNNNNNNNNNNNNNNNNNNNNNNNNNNNNNNNNNNNNNNNNNNNNNNNNNNNNNNNNNNNNNNNNNNNNNNNNNNNNNNNNNNNNNNNNNNNNNNNNNNNNNNNNNNNNNNNNNNNNNNNNNNNNNNNNNNNNNNNNNNNNNNNNNNNNNNNNNNNNNNNNNNNNNNNNNNNNNNNNNNNNNNNNNNNNNNNNNNNNNNNNNNNNNNNNNNNNNNNNNNNNNNNNNNNNNNNNNNNNNNNNNNNNNNNNNNNNNNNNNNNNNNNNNNNNNNNNNNNNNNNNNNNNNNNNNNNNNNNNNNNNNNNNNNNNNNNNNNNNNNNNNNNNNNNNNNNNNNNNNNNNNNNNNNNNNNNNNNNNNNNNNNNNNNNNNNNNNNNNNNNNNNNNNNNNNNNNNNNNNNNNNNNNNNNNNNNNNNNNNNNNNNNNNNNNNNNNNNNNNNNNNNNNNNNNNNNNNNNNNNNNNNNNNNNNNNNNNNNNNNNNNNNNNNNNNNNNNNNNNNNNNNNNNNNNNNNNNNNNNNNNNNNNNNNNNNNNNNNNNNNNNNNNNNNNNNNNNNNNNNNNNNNNNNNNNNNNNNNNNNNNNNNNNNNNNNNNNNNNNNNNNNNNNNNNNNNNNNNNNNNNNNNNNNNNNNNNNNNNNNNNNNNNNNNNNNNNNNNNNNNNNNNNNNNNNNNNNNNNNNNNNNNNNNNNNNNNNNNNNNNNNNNNNNNNNNNNNNNNNNNNNNNNNNNNNNNNNNNNNNNNNNNNNNNNNNNNNNNNNNNNNNNNNNNNNNNNNNNNNNNNNNNNNNNNNNNNNNNNNNNNNNNNNNNNNNNNNNNNNNNNNNNNNNNNNNNNNNNNNNNNNNNNNNNNNNNNNNNNNNNNNNNNNNNNNNNNNNNNNNNNNNNNNNNNNNNNNNNNNNNNNNNNNNNNNNNNNNNNNNNNNNNNNNNNNNNNNNNNNNNNNNNNNNNNNNNNNNNNNNNNNNNNNNNNNNNNNNNNNNNNNNNNNNNNNNNNNNNNNNNNNNNNNNNNNNNNNNNNNNNNNNNNNNNNNNNNNNNNNNNNNNNNNNNNNNNNNNNNNNNNNNNNNNNNNNNNNNNNNNNNNNNNNNNNNNNNNNNNNNNNNNNNNNNNNNNNNNNNNNNNNNNNNNNNNNNNNNNNNNNNNNNNNNNNNNNNNNNNNNNNNNNNNNNNNNNNNNNNNNNNNNNNNNNNNNNNNNNNNNNNNNNNNNNNNNNNNNNNNNNNNNNNNNNNNNNNNNNNNNNNNNNNNNNNNNNNNNNNNNNNNNNNNNNNNNNNNNNNNNNNNNNNNNNNNNNNNNNNNNNNNNNNNNNNNNNNNNNNNNNNNNNNNNNNNNNNNNNNNNNNNNNNNNNNNNNNNNNNNNNNNNNNNNNNNNNNNNNNNNNNNNNNNNNNNNNNNNNNNNNNNNNNNNNNNNNNNNNNNNNNNNNNNNNNNNNNNNNNNNNNNNNNNNNNNNNNNNNNNNNNNNNNNNNNNNNNNNNNNNNNNNNNNNNNNNNNNNNNNNNNNNNNNNNNNNNNNNNNNNNNNNNNNNNNNNNNNNNNNNNNNNNNNNNNNNNNNNNNNNNNNNNNNNNNNNNNNNNNNNNNNNNNNNNNNNNNNNNNNNNNNNNNNNNNNNNNNNNNNNNNNNNNNNNNNNNNNNNNNNNNNNNNNNNNNNNNNNNNNNNNNNNNNNNNNNNNNNNNNNNNNNNNNNNNNNNNNNNNNNNNNNNNNNNNNNNNNNNNNNNNNNNNNNNNNNNNNNNNNNNNNNNNNNNNNNNNNNNNNNNNNNNNNNNNNNNNNNNNNNNNNNNNNNNNNNNNNNNNNNNNNNNNNNNNNNNNNNNNNNNNNNNNNNNNNNNNNNNNNNNNNNNNNNNNNNNNNNNNNNNNNNNNNNNNNNNNNNNNNNNNNNNNNNNNNNNNNNNNNNNNCCCTGGTACAGCACGTTGTCACAGTGCTTGGTCCACTGCAGCACTGGCTCAAACTTGGACAGGAGCACCAGGCTGGCCTTGGGCAGCCGCTTCTCAGCCTCGTCATGCCTGTGGACAGCCACCCCATCCCTGAGGTCAGGCTGACACGGGCCCCGATGCCCCGGGGGGTCAGATGGCGATCTCGTACTTGCACGCCGGGCACAGGCACCCACCCACCGCAGGGAGGGAATGGCTTCGCGAGGCCCGCTAGCCCAGGCACTGGGTGTCAGACCGATACACGAGCCCCGGAGTGGGGGTCGGAAGGTCGTGTGCACCCCACAAACTGCAGGGATCAGGCAGATGCCCCCCTTCCACGTGATGTCTGAGGTCTGGCTACCCCAGCCCTGGGTGCTGCCTCTCCCCgtgccccaccccttccttccctcctccccgctcccacCGAGGGACTCACACCGCCAGCGGAGGCGCCTCGTTGGGCTGGCTGAGGTTGTACCTCCAGAAGGTCTTCCACAGCGTCTCCACCAGGGTGAACTGCAGGTTCACCATGACGTCGATGATGGCCTGTTGGGGAGGCCGGATGCTCAGGGACATGGCGAGGGGGGCAGCATGGCTTCCCCTCGCCCCTGCCCACTCACCCAGCTGCCCTACCTCACAGTGTTCCCGGTACAGGACCTGGAAGGCCTTGATATCCCCGGGCCCGACGCCCTCGGGGAGCACTTTGCCCTGGAGGTCAAGCTCTGAGAAGTCAGGGAGACTCCTCGAGGCAtctggaggcaggagaggatACCATGAGGCCCTTTATCCtccacctgcctgcccccctAAGCCTCTCCCCGGGGTCTTATCAAGTTGTCATCACTTTCCTCCCAAGCGGGGGCCCCCCACGGGACGTGGGGAATGAGCCGGCTCCGGGAAGGCAAATGAACCACCCGCATGCTGTCCAGAGGCCTCAGTCCCCGGCCCGGAGCCCGCCCCATGGGCCAGGGTGCTCTCACCCAGGAACTGCTGGTACTGCTGGACCTGGGCGCTGATGTCGGACAGCCCAGTGGCCTGCTGCGGCCCCACAGCCACACCGTTGGTCATGCCCTCCATCTTCTGGATGGGCTTGAGCCTGGAGAAGGGGTGGTGGGGGCACTAAGACAGGCCAGCATGCCCTTCCCCGCCCGCCCGCACAGGGTCCGGTCTCCTCCTCCTACCTCTGCTTCTGCGAGAAGGGCTGGCCCCGCATGGCCATGTGCTGCTGGTCCTCCATCAGCCGCAGCAGGGGCGAGCTGGCCTTGATGCGCAGGCCGTAGTAGTGGTATTTGGAGTTGCCcctgagagggaggcagaggctgagggctgggctgggaggcctCCAGTTGTCCACTGGGGACCTTCACATCACAcccgcctccccctgcttgagggCCAAACAGCCTGGGGGCAAGACCCGTGTTCCACAGAGCTAGGGTGCTGTGCTGGGGAAGTACAGGGGCTGTGGGTACCAAGAGAGGTCCCCATGTGCCACCTGAGTTCTGAGAAGACAGGGCCAGCGTCTGTGGCACTCCTCGACCTCCCATCCCGGCACGGGGCAGGAGTCAGCAAGTACTTATGGACTACTAGTTATAAcgacatgccaggcactgttctgagcacttAGCACGTACAAATCCCTGTGTTTCTTAGCCCTGTCCTATGAAAGGTGCTCCTGGCATCctccagggacagaggaagaaactgcGGCACAGAGAGACGCAGTACTTTGCCCAAGGGTTACGCATCTGTAAGTGAAAGAGGTGACACTGAAGTCAGGAACTGGACCTGAGAGAGCAGCAGGGCTCACCCCAGGGAGGCGTGACGGTtgcaaaggagaagggaagagtggGTTCAGGGGAGGGCCCCTTGTTCCTTCCTACATGAATTCAGACTTGGAAGGCCCTGATTAAAGCACCAACCGTGTGCAGCTCCTGCACTCTCAAGGTATGTGCATTCCAGCACTGGAAGCCAGACTGGCAACAAGAGAAGCCACACATAAGGCACATGGGATGGCGTGCCGTAGTGAGGAGGGAAAGCAAGCAGGGAAGGCGGTGGTGGGCACTgtcagggaggtgggaggtgggaggtgggaaggctTTGGTTTCAGTGAAGGGGGCCAGGAGGCATTTGAGTAAGGAGATGGGGAATGAAGGAGAAGGCAcagctggtgcaaaggccctggggtgggagtgtGTGGGTGTCAGAGGAAGGGGCGAGCGGGGCTAGAGCACAGTGAACGAGGGCATGAGAGGGGTAGCCGCGGCCCTGGAGAACTCGGGGGGGGGCTTGTAGCTGTCGGGGGGTGGGTGGCCCACCTGGTGCCAAGACGTCGGGTGCGCAGGCCCATGAAGACGGAGCGGATGAGCTTGCCAAAGGACGCGGCGTTGACGGGCTCCAGCTTCTGCTCCTGGCAGTGCAGCAGGTAGTGGCAGTAGAGGGTGCTCCGTGGCAGGCTCACCCCTTCCGCCGTCTCATAGTTGTCCAGCAGCCACTGAACCTGGGGCCGGACCAGGGACACAAGAGCACTGAGAATCACTTCGGTTTCTCGAGTACTCATTGCAAGGTGCTCTCTGTGGCTATTTCCAGCTGTGCTCCTGACAGCCAGGCTGCAGGGCACGTCATATCGTAATCACGGGGGGGAACTAAATCCCACGGAATTCTCTAGAACTGCACTGTTCAATGTGGTCACCACCAACCACACAgagctatttaaattaatttatactgAGTCGAAAAAGCCAATGTCAAAAGGTCATGTGGAGGATGATTCATAGAACTCTCTCAGAATGACAGCATTATAGAAATGGGGAACAGACTCATGGTTgctgggggttaggggtgccgggagggaggagggcgggaGTTACCAtaaagggggagcaggagggcgATCTTTGTGGCAATGGAGCAGTTCTGCATCTTGACTATAGTGGTGGCTTCCCAAATGCACACGCATGACAAAAAGATACAAGCAGACACCCACACTGTACGGAGCCCAGTTTCCTGGTTGGATACCGTACTGTACTGATGGGGTAACGGGGGGGCGCAGAGGAATCTCCCTGcgctatttttgcaacttcctatgAATCTATGAGTGTATCAAAAcagttcaaagaaaaacaaactcgACTCAGTTCCTTGGTGACCCCAGCCACATTTTAGGTGCTCACTAGACACTCGTGGCCAGAGGCCTCTGTACCGAACCGCACAGAGGGAATATTTCCATCAGTGGAAAATGTTCTATAGGACAGCACTGTTCTAGCGAAGCATGTTTTGCAAACTTCGGGTAAGGACCCATAACGGGGTCATGAAATCAGTGAGGTGGGTCACaggcagcatttaaaaaaaacaaactagaagcCAGGCTGCATGGGTATATAAGGGAGGGTCTGCCCGCTTTCCGAGAAAGCTTCTGTCTTGACTGTGTGGTCCATGATGGGTTGCCATGTCAAAGGGCGGTAGTTAGATCACTCCAGACCCCAAGCTCCCAGAGGACAAGGACCGCCACGGGACTACCAGGCCCTGACCCATCCACAGTCACAGAGCTAGGGAGGGCCCCTACGCAGGCGACTCCATACAGCCCACGTCTGGGCAGAGAGAGGTTATCTCACTGCCTTCCAGATGGACAAAGACCCTGGCTCAGGGCAGCTCCCCCCATGCtggtgcctgcctctcccctgcttgctctACACCTGCCCTCATCAGTTCCCATCACAGGAGACAATGCTTCCTGGGACACTGCTCTAACAGCTTCACGCATAGTAGCGGAGGCCCAGAGACGCTGAGTAACTTGTTTGAGGCTACCCAGCGATATGTGCCTCTCGGGACTCTGGTGCAACGGTTATGGTGGCTGATGGTGGCGAATgaccacccacccccctcccccaccacctccacccagcccctctcctcccaccgtCTGCCTCTGCTGGGGCCCGAGTCGGCACTTACGGTGGCTGGCGAGGCACGGGTGGTGTGGGAGTAGGACTGGCTGGCACTGCCCAGCATGTAGCCGCCCTGGATCACATAGGTACCCGCTCCGCCGCCAccgccgctgccgctgccgccaCTGCCACCACCCCCGCCACCGCCTCCcccgctgccgctgccgccgctGCCGCTGTTGCTGGTTCCACCCCCGCTGCTGGTGGAGCTGGTGACCACCTGGCTGCCGGACACGTACATAGGCACGGAGCCACTGCTGGCCACTGCCTGGGAGGTGGCGGGCGTGCTGACCTGGGCAGCGGTGCCCGCGGCTTCGTAGTAGCTGGTGCCCGCTGTCTGGGTGTAGAGCGGCGTCTCCGGGTAGGGGTAGGTGCTGGAGCGGCTGAGAGAGAAGCGGACGGAGGAGTCAgagggccagggctgggtggCCAGGGGTCTGACGCACAGGGCCCCTGCAGGGCGGGGCCCCTCTCAGGAAGGGAGcgagcagcagcagccccagtcAGCCAACAGGTAGTTACCTATGCCAGACCAGGCACCCCCCGAGTGCTTGGTGGGGCACAAtctctcatttaatcatcaaagGGGCCCCGGCATGGGAGTCCACATCTCAGATGTGAAGAAGCCAAGACAGAACAGCGAGGTAACGTGCACTAGGCCACACACTTCAGtcaatccaaaacaaaacaaaacaatgaccgagtacatactgtatgctggacactgttctaggcactgcaGACCCAACAGTGGGTAAGACAGAGGAGGCCCTGCCTGGGGGCTAACGTGGGGGGGGAGCCAGAGGAGAAGCAAGCAGAAGGTAAGTCGAGAGCACTGCAGAAGGAGGGCTGGGCCCGGATGGTAAACGAGGCAAGAAGAGGGTGCTGGAGAAGGGGGGTGGTTTCTACTTCTGCATCCAGTGGCCACGCGGGAGCCACTCGATGATGACTTTCGGAGTGCAGAGGCAAGGCCCTTTGAGGCAGTGACATATCCTGCCCTGGAGCGTTCTCCTCAAGCCATCCTAGGACCTGAGTCAGACGATGGAGGCCAAGGCTGCAGGTCGTCGCAAGAGAGTGAAAACTGGGGTCCGTCTTTAGAGGAATGTTAAGCGAAAGGTGACGGGATCCTATGgatgggtgagagagagaggaggaatttCCTGCCAAGGAAGAAGCTCCAGAACATTCTGTCAGGTGAACAGAAAAGGTGGGGAAAGGTAAGGATGGGGTTTCCACTTCGTATCTCCATCTGCATCCGTGGTGCTGGAGGCCCCGTGGAGGGTGGCAGGCATCTCACAAGACATCGTGGGGCACAGTTTTGATTTTGGAGCCCTCTTAATATATCAGTGTCTAAAAATGACATCGAATGTTAAAAATCCAGAAAGGAAGCAAGGCCAGCCAGGTGGGGCCTGCCTCGGAAGGCACTGTTGGAGTCTCCTGAaggaagcaggggaaggagacTTGTAGGCTTCTGGGGGCAGcaaggagagggatggggggtgggggtaggggtgaaTGGTAGGAGGCGTGGTCACCGAGGTGAGCCTCCTGCCTGATGGACACCAAGATGCACCTCTTGATCAAATACCCCGGTCCACGCGTACCGAAATGGCATGGAGCAGCACCGAGAGCACGTGACCCGAAGCAGCACCAGCAAgtgccctccaccccacccccaggcagggACCACAGCCAGCCCAGCTCAGCGCCCCACAAGCAACATGTGCTCCAAAAATGTGGCTTCGGTAGctatttgctgaatgactgaCTGAATGTGTGCGTCTCTGGATGCGGCCTGGACAGAGCCAGGGACAGAGGTGCAGGGACTGTGGCTTTGGCCAGGGTGGGGCCCACCTGCAAGAATCCACtgcaagagagagcagaaggcacAACGCCGCTAACAACGTCGCAAACCAGAAGAATCTGATGCAACGATGGGCCACGTGCGATCACACGGACTATCATCACGGAGGGAAGAATTCAAACAGAAGCAAAGGACAGATGCTAccagggaaggcagaaggagccAGCGTAGCACCACAAGGCTGGGGTTTGTGCCTCAGCTCTGCTTCTAACACCCCTGGGAGGCCCAGAGGAACACACTCTTTCCCGGAATGCTGTCTGTGCTCTCTACCCACTCTGGTCAACTGCAAGCCTAAGAGACCGGCAGCACTGGAAATTAATCAACAGAGCTGTGAGGGAGCTGGACGCCACGGACCATGACTCAGATGCTAAGGTCATGCCCCCTGGGATCTGCCACAGCATGGTGACCCAGGGACGGCGATGCTCTATGAGCGAACCCCCAGCATCATGCCCACATGGGACAGGGTGGGGATGTaagaaaaaacaacccaaaaaacaaaaaaagacaaatgtaaagaaaaccaatagaaacttctaaaaattaaatcagcAATCACTATAATCCTGGAATGATTACTACGGACGATGGGAGAGGGAAGGTGGTGTGCGGAGGATCCGGGGCACACggttgtgctgtgtgtgtgtgtgtgtgtgtgtgtgtgtgtgtgcgcagcAGGGAGCGGGGGTCACCCAAGTGTCAGCCAGGTGGGCACTGGCTATACATCGTTCACGCTCCATCCGCACAGTGGAGCGCCACGCGGCTGTTAAACAGGGTGACTGGGGGCCGCtcagagaaacacagaagagCATCAACATACACCGCTGGGGGAGGAAATAAGGGACAGAGCGCTCCGCCtgtttctgcacagaaaagggGCTAGTTTCCATTCTCAGAGTATTTACGGGAGGAAACAAAGAAGTCACAGCACCCCATTTGGAGCAGGGTTGGGGTCAGCAGTGAAGATCTTCTTTTCACTCTTTAACATTccct contains the following coding sequences:
- the RFX1 gene encoding MHC class II regulatory factor RFX1; this encodes MATPAYVTELQAAPQPPQPPQAPPQPPPPPAAPQPPQPPATAATPQPQYVTELQSPQPQAQPPGSQKQYVTELPATPTPSQPAGAPTPSPASQQYIVVTVSEGAMRASETVSEASPGSAASQTGVPTQVVQQVQGTQQRLLVQTSVQAKPGHVSPLQLTNIPVPQQALPTQRLVVQSTAPGGKGGQVSLTVHGSQQVHSPPERSPVQANSSASKTAGAPTGTVPQQLQVHGVQQSVPVTQERSVVQATPQAPKAGPVQQLTVQGLQPVHVAQEVQQLQQVPVPHVYSSQVQYVEGGDASYTASAIRSSTYPYPETPLYTQTAGTSYYEAAGTAAQVSTPATSQAVASSGSVPMYVSGSQVVTSSTSSGGGTSNSGSGGSGSGGGGGGGGGSGGSGSGGGGGAGTYVIQGGYMLGSASQSYSHTTRASPATVQWLLDNYETAEGVSLPRSTLYCHYLLHCQEQKLEPVNAASFGKLIRSVFMGLRTRRLGTRGNSKYHYYGLRIKASSPLLRLMEDQQHMAMRGQPFSQKQRLKPIQKMEGMTNGVAVGPQQATGLSDISAQVQQYQQFLDASRSLPDFSELDLQGKVLPEGVGPGDIKAFQVLYREHCEAIIDVMVNLQFTLVETLWKTFWRYNLSQPNEAPPLAVHDEAEKRLPKASLVLLSKFEPVLQWTKHCDNVLYQ